The following coding sequences lie in one Arachis ipaensis cultivar K30076 chromosome B05, Araip1.1, whole genome shotgun sequence genomic window:
- the LOC107640075 gene encoding uncharacterized protein LOC107640075 produces MKAKVPRNFKSPDMDLYDRTTDPKHHLSNFKSRTYLAEASDATRCKAFLTTLTKAVMKWFDSLPPRSVTSFDDLLRKILMRFSIQKDKVKHAPSLLGVKQEVGEPLRDYMERFNKACLEIQDLPTEAVIMGLVNGLREGPFSQSISKRHPTSLSDVQERAEKYINMVENARLREPNWRPGHSHLSKEKEREPKKKEEIVP; encoded by the coding sequence atgaaGGCAAAAGTTCCAAGGAATTTCAAAAGTCctgatatggacctctatgataGAACTACTGACCCAAAGCATCACTTAagcaattttaaaagtcggaCGTATCTAGCCGAGGCTTCTGATGCTACTCGTTGCAAGGCTTTCCTGACGACCCTGACGAAAGCAgtgatgaagtggttcgatagcctcCCCCCAAGGTCGGTCACCAGCTTCGATGACCTCTTGCGGAAGATCCTGATGCGATTCTCTATCCAAAAGGATAAAGTAAAGCACGCGCCGAGCCTCCTAGGtgtaaaacaggaggtcggagaacctctGAGGGACTACATGGAGAGGTTCAACAAAGCGTGTTTAGAAATCCAAGACCTGCCCACGGAGGCAGTGATTATGGGCCTAGTAAATGGACtccgagaaggtcccttctcccaGTCCATCTCGAAAAGGCACCCGACCTCCCTGAGTGATGTACAGgagagagctgaaaagtacatcaacatggtgGAAAATGCTAGACTGCGAGAGCCGAACTGGCGACCTGGGCACTCTCACTTatcaaaagagaaagagagagagcccAAGAAAAAGGAGGAAATCGTCCCCTAA
- the LOC107640076 gene encoding uncharacterized protein LOC107640076, with the protein MAQNKSILLTFFVIFFIGFSSIQGRTLKSSSEAIQVAHQPLGEAVAATPELVPPPPPSHDVNDFRPTAPGHSPGVGHSVHN; encoded by the coding sequence ATGGCCCAAAACAAGTCCATTTTGCTTACATTCTTCGTCATTTTCTTCATAGGATTCTCCTCCATCCAGGGAAGAACTCTCAAGTCTAGTAGTGAAGCCATCCAAGTTGCTCATCAGCCACTCGGCGAAGCAGTTGCCGCAACACCGGAGCTGGTGCCGCCACCGCCTCCAAGCCACGATGTTAATGATTTTAGACCAACGGCCCCTGGTCACAGCCCCGGTGTTGGACATTCCGTTCACAACTAA
- the LOC107641673 gene encoding patatin-like protein 1 yields the protein MENHPTLLSSSENLPPKYGNLITVLSIDGGGIRGIIPGVILDFLESQLQELDGEGARIADYFDIIAGTSTGGLVASMLAAPNPKATNRPLFAAKDIVPFYLEHSPKIFPQTSGIFAWLINTIKVLLGSKYDGKYLHKLVKETVGDTIMLSQTVTNVAITTFDIKKLQPTIFSSYQLETEAELDVPISDICIATTAAPTLLPAYYFTKKDEHGNIIKEFNLIDGGVAANNPTLVGVREVSKKLLRNPGEGKINPLDFDRFLVLSLGTGTNRNEHKYEAKKVAKWGILNWLLDSGSTPIIDCYSEASTDMVDYHNCVIFTALHSEDNYLRIQETLDGELASADKATKENLDNLVKKGKELLTNPVTRVNLDTGRYQPVPNKGSNQQELKRFAKLLSDERKLRNSTRMKIGN from the exons ATGGAAAACCACCCAACATTATTATCTTCGTCGGAAAACCTTCCACCAAAATATGGAAATCTTATAACAGTTCTTAGCATTGACGGTGGAGGCATCAGAGGAATCATTCCCGGTGTTATTCTTGATTTCCTTGAGTCCCAACTCCAA GAGCTAGATGGTGAAGGTGCAAGAATTGCAGATTACTTTGATATAATAGCAGGAACAAGTACAGGTGGTCTTGTTGCTTCCATGTTAGCAGCTCCAAATCCAAAGGCCACAAATCGCCCTTTATTTGCTGCTAAAGATATAGTACCATTTTACCTTGAACATTCTCCAAAGATTTTCCCACAAACTAG TGGAATATTTGCATGGTTGATAAACACAATTAAGGTTTTGTTAGGATCCAAGTATGATGGAAAGTACCTTCACAAACTAGTTAAGGAGACGGTAGGGGACACAATAATGTTAAGCCAAACAGTCACAAACGTTGCAATTACAACTTTTGATATCAAAAAACTTCAACCTACCATCTTCTCCTCTTATCAG CTGGAAACAGAGGCAGAGTTGGATGTTCCAATTTCAGACATTTGCATAGCCACTACGGCTGCTCCAACTCTTTTGCCAGCTTATTATTTTACAAAAAAAGATGAACATGGAAACATCATCAAAGAATTCAACCTCATCGATGGTGGGGTCGCGGCTAACAATCCG ACTTTGGTTGGAGTGAGAGAAGTGAGCAAGAAGCTGCTTAGGAACCCAGGTGAAGGGAAGATTAATCCATTGGATTTTGATCGGTTTCTAGTGCTATCGCTGGGGACAGGAACAAACAGGAATGAGCACAAATACGAGGCTAAGAAGGTGGCCAAGTGGGGTATTTTGAATTGGTTATTGGACTCAGGATCAACTCCCATAATAGATTGTTATAGTGAAGCAAGCACTGACATGGTTGATTATCACAACTGTGTCATCTTTACTGCTCTTCATTCTGAAGACAATTACCTCCGAATCCAA GAAACATTGGATGGGGAATTAGCTTCCGCAGATAAAGCAACAAAAGAGAATTTGGATAATCTCGTCAAAAAGGGTAAGGAGTTGCTCACAAACCCTGTTACACGTGTCAATCTAGATACTGGTCGATACCAACCTGTTCCAAATAAAGGCAGTAATCAGCAAGAGCTCAAAAG GTTTGCAAAATTACTCTCGGACGAAAGAAAATTAAGGAACTCCACACGCATGAAAATAGGGAACTGA
- the LOC107642788 gene encoding uncharacterized protein LOC107642788, giving the protein MPKLNPFTLLSSSATEMVEDVCFFHKDILVIKPPMKSPTLLRMAVLVFSMVCGIFIFSVCLKQISSQARTNFVEFNVVEKPYQSRMRLINISYLHYPKPVSFNRNECSHNPVLFFAILSNQRSGSGWFETLLNSHINVSSNGEIFSAKERRQNASSIIKTLDRLYNLDWFNSASKNECSAATGLKWMLNQGVMEHHKEVVEYFNRRSVSVIFLFRRNLLRRMVSMHANSYDRYAKLLNGTHKSHVHSPEEADILSKYKPTINSTSLLDDLKDMEKRATNALEYFNSTRHMILYYEDLMRNRTKLKDVQEFLGLPPMELSSRQVKIHKGPLSDHIKNWDEVNKTLRGTAYESFLEADY; this is encoded by the exons ATGCCAAAGCTGAACCCTTtcactcttctctcttcttcagcTACAGAAATGGTAGAAGACGTGTGTTTCTTCCACAAG GACATTCTTGTTATAAAGCCTCCAATGAAATCACCAACGCTATTAAGGATGGCAGTCTTGGTGTTTTCCATGGTTTGTGGCATTTTTATCTTCTCGGTATGTCTAAAGCAGATAAGCTCCCAAGCAAGGACCAACTTTGTGGAGTTCAATGTCGTTGAGAAGCCTTATCAGAGCAGAATGAGGCTAATCAACATTTCGTACTTACATTATCCCAAACCTGTATCATTTAACAG GAATGAGTGTTCTCATAATCCTGTACTATTCTTTGCCATATTGTCGAATCAGAGATCAGGCAGCGGGTGGTTTGAGACCCTTTTGAATAGTCACATTAATGTAAGCTCAAATGGGGAAATCTTTTCTGCTAAAGAGAGAAGGCAAAATGCTTCTTCTATTATAAAGACGTTGGATAGACTTTACAATTTAGACTGGTTCAATAGTGCTTCCAAGAATGAATGTTCTGCTGCAACCGGCTTAAAGTGGATGCTTAATCAG GGAGTAATGGAGCACCATAAGGAAGTAGTGGAATACTTCAATAGAAGAAGTGTTTCGGTCATATTTCTTTTCCGGAGAAACTTACTACGAAGGATGGTATCGATGCATGCCAATTCATATGACCGTTATGCTAAGCTTTTGAATGGAACTCATAAATCTCATGTACACTCTCCAGAAGAG GCTGATATTCTTTCAAAGTACAAGCCTACCATAAACTCTACATCATTGCTGGATGACTTAAAGGACATGGAGAAGAGAGCCACAAACGCTTTAGAATACTTCAACAGCACTCGGCATATGATATTGTACTATGAGGATCTCATGAGAAATCGCACT AAGCTAAAAGATGTGCAAGAGTTTCTAGGATTGCCGCCGATGGAGTTATCGAGCCGTCAGGTTAAGATACACAAGGGGCCATTGTCAGACCACATTAAAAACTGGGATGAGGTTAACAAGACACTGCGAGGAACCGCATACGAGAGTTTCCTCGAAGCTGACTACTAG